The following coding sequences are from one Bradyrhizobium sp. WSM471 window:
- a CDS encoding DUF1345 domain-containing protein, with amino-acid sequence MAGGSKEDPALARFRKMSRPMRLIYARPRTFISLAVGILVCLLIPGSHRLVTRFLFGWDALIAVYLVLVFTMMLCNDHQHIRRAAAMQDDGRFVILLVTAIGAFASIAAIVSELGTPHRGVLELSIAITTIVLSWAAVHTIFALHYAHDYYRHATPGGLQFPSGDKEDHADYWDFVYFSFVIGMTAQVSDVGISDKTIRRTATAHGIVSFIYNTALLALTVNIAASAIST; translated from the coding sequence ATGGCGGGCGGCAGCAAGGAAGACCCCGCCCTCGCCCGCTTTCGCAAGATGTCGCGGCCGATGCGGCTGATTTATGCGCGTCCGCGGACGTTCATATCGCTTGCCGTTGGTATTCTCGTCTGTCTGCTCATCCCGGGTTCGCACCGGCTGGTCACGCGGTTTCTGTTCGGCTGGGATGCGTTGATCGCCGTTTATCTGGTGCTGGTCTTCACGATGATGCTGTGCAACGATCACCAGCACATCCGCCGCGCCGCAGCGATGCAGGACGACGGCCGCTTCGTGATCCTACTGGTGACGGCGATCGGCGCCTTCGCCAGCATCGCCGCGATCGTCTCCGAGCTTGGAACGCCGCATCGCGGCGTCCTGGAGCTGAGCATCGCAATCACCACCATCGTATTGTCATGGGCCGCCGTTCACACGATCTTCGCGCTGCATTACGCGCATGATTATTACCGGCACGCCACGCCGGGCGGCCTTCAGTTTCCCAGCGGCGACAAGGAAGACCACGCGGATTATTGGGACTTCGTCTATTTCTCGTTCGTGATCGGCATGACCGCGCAGGTCTCCGACGTCGGCATCTCAGACAAGACGATCCGCCGCACGGCCACGGCGCACGGGATCGTGTCGTTCATCTACAACACGG